In one window of Rhinatrema bivittatum chromosome 10, aRhiBiv1.1, whole genome shotgun sequence DNA:
- the LOC115099740 gene encoding protein shisa-6-like: MGLPYFLLLLIYLDPLNLLSNCEVGTRTKSNKNLGASIRPGNHPKGKDVNNTAVPAVAVTRKVKPPSIVTYETCMGYYDVSGQWDKEFNCNNTAYRYCCGTCSYRFCCDTKSRRLDQNACKMIFWNVTTRPNVVDPEATHDPEKHKTNTTVYITCGVITFIIIAGVFAKVAYDKAKRPPREMNIHSL, encoded by the coding sequence ATGGGGCTGCCATACTTTTTGCTTCTGCTTATTTACCTGGATCCTCTGAACCTGCTGAGTAATTGTGAAGTAGGAACAAGGACAAAGAGTAACAAGAACTTGGGAGCTTCCATAAGACCAGGGAACCACCCCAAGGGGAAGGATGTGAACAATACAGCTGTGCCTGCAGTGGCTGTGACCAGGAAGGTCAAACCCCCCAGCATTGTCACCTACGAGACATGTATGGGATACTATGATGTCAGCGGACAATGGGACAAAGAGTTTAACTGTAACAACACCGCCTACAGGTACTGTTGCGGGACCTGCTCCTATCGATTTTGCTGTGACACCAAAAGCAGAAGGCTGGATCAGAATGCTTGCAAGATGATCTTCTGGAATGTAACCACCAGGCCCAATGTGGTGGACCCAGAGGCCACACATGATCCAGAAAAGCATAAGACCAACACCACTGTCTACATCACCTGTGGGGTCATCACCTTCATCATTATTGCCGGGGTCTTTGCCAAAGTGGCCTATGACAAGGCAAAGCGCCCGCCCCGAGAAATGAACATTCACAGCCTATAG